The following are encoded together in the Fusarium keratoplasticum isolate Fu6.1 chromosome 1, whole genome shotgun sequence genome:
- a CDS encoding TMF-TATA-bd domain-containing protein, with protein MTAPGKGSRWGAFLSSAFEGVENRLDNLLDEEEHQKSQGQPYHQQQGMTVPQPSPSPKPATTAPAHKPNRANDRLQARLAKAMASRTSQSSPRSSIDTARGSVDKERPASTEPVITKPPPETPEPKAAEPQPQPSEPSSAAETPPVPAEDDAVTSKEDEKDQEVPKPATSEQATVDSVPKIHTPDDPAPDEPAAQPEHAIQEQHDEKPAETPKPDTETPTETAQSDQDANQASAHREEIQEYIEQIDSLQAKIQYLSKNAAEAAKKAANDAPAGSEERKLAEKDEKIALLLEEGRKLSTSEQKYRNTIRKLRSQIVENEKQVNELKKGKEKALSEAESLRNRVSSKEEQEKRNEEVRKASAALQKEIDTLKKEKAAKDEAYRRLEQDSKTKAEQAQIAHTEALSKALAVEKKRQTELEETIATLRAEKEALAEKARLDEIDWQAKLDRAVERGRNVEEELKLELRAAESKLEAMRVAAEEASSGSGGDIKLIRHIETLQSQYASASENWQGIEASLLTKAANLEKERDEAQRRESEMRKKARDSASRCKRLEDELQDVSPALTTAQEELETCREQLATLRTQHKTTETALEQARADLEKQQRAASREISVEVERRQWADEVTTPRTQSRPDSPLLSVPRTFSSDLIGLPVPGRAPRRVPTPGSQPDSAGEGFFFGRRMSSQPPIRPSALSTGGPMMPPLSPFEPPSESPRAASPPPERDFGLEDGDPSSPRNVAQDMISVSTVGAGPSVQLVERMSAAIRRLEAEKVAAKEEMARVCSQRDEARSDMVGLMKELETGKSATARVTQLEAEVEDLNSRYQTTLEMLGEKSELVEELKADVQDVKEMYRELVERTVK; from the exons atgacTGCGCCGGGCAAGGGGTCGCGATGGGGGGCCTTCCTCTCCTCGGCCTTTGAGGGCGTAGAGAATCGCCTCGATAACttgcttgatgaggaggagcatcAAAAGTCCCAGGGACAGCCGTACCATCAGCAGCAGGGAATGACGGTGCCGCAGCCATCACCGAGCCCCAAGCCTGCCACCACTG CTCCTGCCCACAAACCAAACCGCGCCAATGATCGTCTACAAGCTaggctggccaaggccatggcctcgagaaCCTCACAATCCTCCCCCCGAAGCTCCATCGACACTGCCCGTGGCTCGGTCGATAAGGAGCGCCCTGCCAGTACAGAACCGGTGATCACCAAACCTCCACCCGAAACACCAGAgcccaaggctgctgagcctcaacctcagccatCCGAGCCCTCGTCCGCTGCCGAAACTCCTCCCGTTCCTGCAGAAGATGATGCAGTCACCTCGAAGGAGGACgaaaaagaccaagaagtTCCGAAGCCAGCTACCTCCGAGCAGGCCACTGTCGACTCCGTTCCCAAAATTCATACACCAGACGACCCAGCACCAGATGAGCCTGCAGCTCAGCCCGAACACGCCATTCAGGAGCAGCATGACGAGAAACCCGCCGAGACACCGAAGCCTGACACAGAAACCCCAACCGAGACTGCGCAAAGTGACCAAGACGCGAACCAAGCCAGTGCCCATCGAGAGGAGATTCAGGAATACATTGAACAAATAGATTCGCTACAGGCCAAGATACAATATCTATCAAAGAACGCTGCAGAagccgccaagaaggcagcTAATGATGCTCCTGCAGGGAGCGAAGAACGCAAACTCGCCGAAAAAGACGAGAAGATTGCTCTACTGTTGGAAGAAGGACGAAAGCTCTCTACTTCGGAGCAAAAATACCGAAACACAATCCGAAAGCTGCGGTCGCAAATAGTAGAAAACGAGAAGCAAGTCaatgagctcaagaagggcaaggagaaagCCTTGTCCGAGGCCGAGTCGCTACGTAACCGTGTGAGCAGCAAGGAGGAGCAAGAGAAACGAAACGAGGAAGTGCGAAAAGCAAGTGCTGCTCTCCAAAAGGAGATTGACACactgaagaaggagaaggcagCTAAGGATGAGGCCTACAGGCGCCTAGAGCAAGattccaagaccaaggcggAGCAGGCACAGATCGCTCATACTGAGGCCCTCAGCAAGGCATTGGCCGTTGAAAAGAAGCGGCAGACGGAGCTTGAGGAGACAATTGCAACATTACGAGCGGAAAAGGAGGCGTTGGCCGAGAAGGCGCGTCTAGATGAGATAGATTGGCAGGCTAAGCTTGATCGGGCCGTTGAACGCGGCCGCAAcgtcgaggaagagctcaaACTGGAGCTGAGGGCGGCCGAGAGCAAGCTCGAGGCGATGCGAGTAGCTGCTGAGGAAGCGTCCTCGGGCTCAGGAGGAGACATCAAGCTGATACGACACATTGAGACCCTCCAGTCGCAGTACGCCTCGGCCAGCGAGAACTGGCAAGGTATTGAAGCGTCACTTCTGACAAAGGCAGCCAAccttgagaaggagagggacGAGGCGCAACGGCGAGAGTCAGAGATGCGGAAGAAGGCTCGAGACTCG GCCAGTCGATGCAAGcgcctcgaggatgagctgcAAGACGTAAGCCCTGCCCTCACGACCGCTCAAGAGGAGCTGGAGACATGCCGCGAGCAACTTGCTACACTCAGGACCCAGCACAAGACAACCGAGACGGCACTTGAACAAGCCCGggccgacctcgagaagcagcagcgagCTGCGAGCCGGGAGATTTCTGTCGAAGTCGAGCGACGACAATGGGCAGATGAGGTTACTACGCCCAGGACTCAGAGCCGCCCTGACTCGCCACTGCTCTCTGTTCCTCGAACCTTTAGCTCTGACCTCATTGGCCTGCCTGTGCCAGGGAGAGCGCCTCGACGAGTTCCCACGCCTGGAAGCCAGCCCGATAGTGCCGGCGAGGGTTTCTTTTTCGGTCGAAGAATGTCGAGCCAGCCCCCGATCCGGCCGAGTGCGCTGTCAACTGGCGGACCTATGATGCCGCCGCTGTCCCCCTTTGAACCGCCCAGCGAATCGCCACGAGCAGCCTCTCCCCCACCAGAGAGGGATTtcggtcttgaagatggtgacCCTTCCTCCCCTCGTAATGTGGCCCAAGACATGATTTCGGTGTCAACTGTTGGAGCTGGCCCATCGGTGCAGCTTGTTGAGAGAATGAGCGCCGCGATCCGGCGGCTGGAGGCTGAAAAGGTGGCTGCTAAGGAAGAGATGGCTCGTGTGTGCA